One Pseudochaenichthys georgianus chromosome 7, fPseGeo1.2, whole genome shotgun sequence DNA segment encodes these proteins:
- the ttll10 gene encoding protein polyglycylase TTLL10 isoform X3: MEGLCDLLGQRSRSSASGVDLVRHRRRSLPREMSTCSYPDRDRQRQVEEPRGPGPFYFIGGANGADIVSRYCESRGWKRIYNKQREDFKLKWCETKSQVNYSNFREGEQLVYQIPNNKVLTTKIGLLSSLREYERVSSKVKHGAGLRRLQMEEFIPTTFRMDVREEREAFFAQQEGVSNNKGPMWICKPSGLNQGKGIFLLKSQEDVASFRLKLQHTEDSQADRKLLQRPPQARIVQHYIQRPLLLKGKKFDVRSYLLIACTAPYVVFFRHGYVRLTCDLYDPSSNNLSAHLTNQYMQKKNPLYSQLKEDTVWTMERFNTYVNGRFRVAKGLPRDWVMGAFAERMQQIMMQCFLAVKSKLDCRLGFFDLIGCDFMVDEDFKVWLLEMNCNPALHTNCEVLKEVIPSTVEETLDLTLEIFNKCRLKQRILPLASQRDFVLLYTIVAPPDSLLGCSKSNTHPEILQKSSKKTEPRRCESGTEDTTVPSPSPDDVSGSVQGRGGAKSGQHSSTSVQGPPHVHSRQTLKYKNPKPPVELKPSKCTLDDGEHQQQKRIVVTLSSPGPSVRGPPFPPDAGSPVSGNKQERQPREDI, from the exons CATCAGGTGTGGACCTGGTGCGGCACCGCCGGAGGTCCCTCCCCAGGGAGATGTCGACCTGCTCCTACCCAGACAGGGACAGGCAGCGGCAGGTAGAGGAGCCCCGGGGGCCTGGGCCCTTCTACTTCATCGGAGGAGCCAACGGAGCTGACAT AGTGAGCCGTTACTGTGAGAGCAGAGGATGGAAGAGGATTTACAACAAGCAGAGGGAGGATTTCAAACTCAAGTGGTGTGAGACTAAATCACAAGTCAACTACAGTAACTTCAGAGAAG GTGAACAGTTGGTGTACCAGATCCCCAACAACAAGGTGCTCACCACTAAGATCGGCCTCCTCAGCAGCCTGCGGGAGTACGAGCGGGTCAGCAGCAAAGTCAAACACGGAGCAGGACTCAG GAGGCTACAAATGGAAGAGTTTATTCCCACTACCTTCCGCATGGATgtgagggaggagagggaggctttCTTTGCCCAGCAGGAGG GTGTGAGCAACAACAAGGGTCCCATGTGGATCTGTAAGCCCTCGGGCCTGAACCAGGGGAAAGGCATCTTCCTGCTGAAGAGCCAGGAGGACGTGGCGTCCTTCAGACTGAAGCTGCAGCACACGGAGGACAGCCAGGCCGACAGGAAGCTGCTCCAGCGCCCGCCTCAGGCTCGCATTGTCCAACA TTACATCCAGAGGCCGCTGCTCCTAAAAGGGAAAAAGTTTGATGTGCGCTCTTACCTTCTGATCGCCTGCACCGCACCCTACGTGGTCTTCTTTCGTCATGGATACGTGCGACTGACCTGTGACCTTTATGACCCGAGTTCCAACAACCTCTCTGCCCATCTGACCAATCAG TACATGCAGAAGAAGAACCCTTTGTACAGCCAGCTGAAGGAGGACACTGTTTGGACCATGGAGCGCTTCAACACCTACGTCAATGGCAGGTTTCGGGTTGCCAAGGGTCTGCCCAGGGACTGGGTGATGGGCGCCTTtgca GAGCGCATGCAGCAGATCATGATGCAGTGTTTCCTAGCAGTCAAATCCAAACTAGACTGCAGACTGGGCTTCTTTGACTTAATTGGATGCGACTTTATGGTTGATGAGGACTTCAAG GTGTGGCTGTTGGAGATGAACTGTAACCCGGCTCTCCACACCAACTGTGAAGTGCTGAAGGAGGTGATACCGAGCACCGTGGAGGAGACACTGG ATTTAACTCTGGAGATCTTCAACAAGTGTCGCCTCAAGCAGAGAATTCTCCCTCTGGCCAGTCAGAGGGACTTTGTGCTGCTTTACACCATAGTGGCTCCTCCTGATtcgctgctgggctgcagcaaGAGCAACACACATCCTGAGATCCTCCAGAAGAGCTCCAAAAAGACTGAACCCAGAAGATGTGAGTCAGGGACAGAAGACACAACGGTCCCCTCTCCATCCCCTGATGATGTCTCTGGCAGTGTTCAAGGACGGGGGGGGGCCAAGTCTGGCCAGCACTCCTCCACCTCGGTTCAGGGACCTCCACATGTACACAGCAGGCAGACTCTTAAGTATAAGAACCCCAAGCCTCCGGTCGAATTAAAgccgagtaaatgtactttggaTGACGGGGAGCATCAGCAGCAGAAGAGGATCGTCGTGACGCTGTCGTCACCAGGACCCTCCGTCCGTGGACCACCATTCCCTCCTGATGCTGGATCTCCTGTGAGTGGGAACAAACAGGAACGACAGCCCAGAGAGGATATTTAA
- the ttll10 gene encoding protein polyglycylase TTLL10 isoform X4, producing the protein MSTCSYPDRDRQRQVEEPRGPGPFYFIGGANGADIVSRYCESRGWKRIYNKQREDFKLKWCETKSQVNYSNFREGEQLVYQIPNNKVLTTKIGLLSSLREYERVSSKVKHGAGLRRLQMEEFIPTTFRMDVREEREAFFAQQEGVSNNKGPMWICKPSGLNQGKGIFLLKSQEDVASFRLKLQHTEDSQADRKLLQRPPQARIVQHYIQRPLLLKGKKFDVRSYLLIACTAPYVVFFRHGYVRLTCDLYDPSSNNLSAHLTNQYMQKKNPLYSQLKEDTVWTMERFNTYVNGRFRVAKGLPRDWVMGAFAERMQQIMMQCFLAVKSKLDCRLGFFDLIGCDFMVDEDFKVWLLEMNCNPALHTNCEVLKEVIPSTVEETLDLTLEIFNKCRLKQRILPLASQRDFVLLYTIVAPPDSLLGCSKSNTHPEILQKSSKKTEPRRCESGTEDTTVPSPSPDDVSGSVQGRGGAKSGQHSSTSVQGPPHVHSRQTLKYKNPKPPVELKPSKCTLDDGEHQQQKRIVVTLSSPGPSVRGPPFPPDAGSPVSGNKQERQPREDI; encoded by the exons ATGTCGACCTGCTCCTACCCAGACAGGGACAGGCAGCGGCAGGTAGAGGAGCCCCGGGGGCCTGGGCCCTTCTACTTCATCGGAGGAGCCAACGGAGCTGACAT AGTGAGCCGTTACTGTGAGAGCAGAGGATGGAAGAGGATTTACAACAAGCAGAGGGAGGATTTCAAACTCAAGTGGTGTGAGACTAAATCACAAGTCAACTACAGTAACTTCAGAGAAG GTGAACAGTTGGTGTACCAGATCCCCAACAACAAGGTGCTCACCACTAAGATCGGCCTCCTCAGCAGCCTGCGGGAGTACGAGCGGGTCAGCAGCAAAGTCAAACACGGAGCAGGACTCAG GAGGCTACAAATGGAAGAGTTTATTCCCACTACCTTCCGCATGGATgtgagggaggagagggaggctttCTTTGCCCAGCAGGAGG GTGTGAGCAACAACAAGGGTCCCATGTGGATCTGTAAGCCCTCGGGCCTGAACCAGGGGAAAGGCATCTTCCTGCTGAAGAGCCAGGAGGACGTGGCGTCCTTCAGACTGAAGCTGCAGCACACGGAGGACAGCCAGGCCGACAGGAAGCTGCTCCAGCGCCCGCCTCAGGCTCGCATTGTCCAACA TTACATCCAGAGGCCGCTGCTCCTAAAAGGGAAAAAGTTTGATGTGCGCTCTTACCTTCTGATCGCCTGCACCGCACCCTACGTGGTCTTCTTTCGTCATGGATACGTGCGACTGACCTGTGACCTTTATGACCCGAGTTCCAACAACCTCTCTGCCCATCTGACCAATCAG TACATGCAGAAGAAGAACCCTTTGTACAGCCAGCTGAAGGAGGACACTGTTTGGACCATGGAGCGCTTCAACACCTACGTCAATGGCAGGTTTCGGGTTGCCAAGGGTCTGCCCAGGGACTGGGTGATGGGCGCCTTtgca GAGCGCATGCAGCAGATCATGATGCAGTGTTTCCTAGCAGTCAAATCCAAACTAGACTGCAGACTGGGCTTCTTTGACTTAATTGGATGCGACTTTATGGTTGATGAGGACTTCAAG GTGTGGCTGTTGGAGATGAACTGTAACCCGGCTCTCCACACCAACTGTGAAGTGCTGAAGGAGGTGATACCGAGCACCGTGGAGGAGACACTGG ATTTAACTCTGGAGATCTTCAACAAGTGTCGCCTCAAGCAGAGAATTCTCCCTCTGGCCAGTCAGAGGGACTTTGTGCTGCTTTACACCATAGTGGCTCCTCCTGATtcgctgctgggctgcagcaaGAGCAACACACATCCTGAGATCCTCCAGAAGAGCTCCAAAAAGACTGAACCCAGAAGATGTGAGTCAGGGACAGAAGACACAACGGTCCCCTCTCCATCCCCTGATGATGTCTCTGGCAGTGTTCAAGGACGGGGGGGGGCCAAGTCTGGCCAGCACTCCTCCACCTCGGTTCAGGGACCTCCACATGTACACAGCAGGCAGACTCTTAAGTATAAGAACCCCAAGCCTCCGGTCGAATTAAAgccgagtaaatgtactttggaTGACGGGGAGCATCAGCAGCAGAAGAGGATCGTCGTGACGCTGTCGTCACCAGGACCCTCCGTCCGTGGACCACCATTCCCTCCTGATGCTGGATCTCCTGTGAGTGGGAACAAACAGGAACGACAGCCCAGAGAGGATATTTAA
- the ttll10 gene encoding protein polyglycylase TTLL10 isoform X2, whose amino-acid sequence MFSHHQRSARAEVLSECWVKSCSEGPAEGRERQKPQGENGEKEEVKAPCGDKVPAGSLRQEEPRGEPASSHDHRDMQEVASGSGLEHVQREETQTQEKRKKFSHITFNKENPYSGPGVDLVRHRRRSLPREMSTCSYPDRDRQRQVEEPRGPGPFYFIGGANGADIVSRYCESRGWKRIYNKQREDFKLKWCETKSQVNYSNFREGEQLVYQIPNNKVLTTKIGLLSSLREYERVSSKVKHGAGLRRLQMEEFIPTTFRMDVREEREAFFAQQEGVSNNKGPMWICKPSGLNQGKGIFLLKSQEDVASFRLKLQHTEDSQADRKLLQRPPQARIVQHYIQRPLLLKGKKFDVRSYLLIACTAPYVVFFRHGYVRLTCDLYDPSSNNLSAHLTNQYMQKKNPLYSQLKEDTVWTMERFNTYVNGRFRVAKGLPRDWVMGAFAERMQQIMMQCFLAVKSKLDCRLGFFDLIGCDFMVDEDFKVWLLEMNCNPALHTNCEVLKEVIPSTVEETLDLTLEIFNKCRLKQRILPLASQRDFVLLYTIVAPPDSLLGCSKSNTHPEILQKSSKKTEPRRCESGTEDTTVPSPSPDDVSGSVQGRGGAKSGQHSSTSVQGPPHVHSRQTLKYKNPKPPVELKPSKCTLDDGEHQQQKRIVVTLSSPGPSVRGPPFPPDAGSPVSGNKQERQPREDI is encoded by the exons ATGTTCAGCCATCACCAGAGATCTGCACGAGCAGAGGTCCTGTCTGAGTGCTGGGTGAAGTCCTGCAGTGAAGGCCCGGCAGAGGGGAGAGAACGGCAGAAGCCACAAGGGGAAAACGGAGAGAAGGAGGAAGTGAAGGCTCCCTGTGGGGACAAGGTGCCTGCAGGAAGCCTGAGGCAGGAGGAGCCAAGGGGAGAACCGGCCTCGTCACATGACCATAGGGACATGCAGGAGGTAGCATCAGGAAGTGGACTGGAACATGTCCAAAGGGAGGAGACGCAGACTcaagaaaagagaaagaagTTTTCCCACATAACTTTCAACAAGGAAAATCCATATAGTGGGCCAG GTGTGGACCTGGTGCGGCACCGCCGGAGGTCCCTCCCCAGGGAGATGTCGACCTGCTCCTACCCAGACAGGGACAGGCAGCGGCAGGTAGAGGAGCCCCGGGGGCCTGGGCCCTTCTACTTCATCGGAGGAGCCAACGGAGCTGACAT AGTGAGCCGTTACTGTGAGAGCAGAGGATGGAAGAGGATTTACAACAAGCAGAGGGAGGATTTCAAACTCAAGTGGTGTGAGACTAAATCACAAGTCAACTACAGTAACTTCAGAGAAG GTGAACAGTTGGTGTACCAGATCCCCAACAACAAGGTGCTCACCACTAAGATCGGCCTCCTCAGCAGCCTGCGGGAGTACGAGCGGGTCAGCAGCAAAGTCAAACACGGAGCAGGACTCAG GAGGCTACAAATGGAAGAGTTTATTCCCACTACCTTCCGCATGGATgtgagggaggagagggaggctttCTTTGCCCAGCAGGAGG GTGTGAGCAACAACAAGGGTCCCATGTGGATCTGTAAGCCCTCGGGCCTGAACCAGGGGAAAGGCATCTTCCTGCTGAAGAGCCAGGAGGACGTGGCGTCCTTCAGACTGAAGCTGCAGCACACGGAGGACAGCCAGGCCGACAGGAAGCTGCTCCAGCGCCCGCCTCAGGCTCGCATTGTCCAACA TTACATCCAGAGGCCGCTGCTCCTAAAAGGGAAAAAGTTTGATGTGCGCTCTTACCTTCTGATCGCCTGCACCGCACCCTACGTGGTCTTCTTTCGTCATGGATACGTGCGACTGACCTGTGACCTTTATGACCCGAGTTCCAACAACCTCTCTGCCCATCTGACCAATCAG TACATGCAGAAGAAGAACCCTTTGTACAGCCAGCTGAAGGAGGACACTGTTTGGACCATGGAGCGCTTCAACACCTACGTCAATGGCAGGTTTCGGGTTGCCAAGGGTCTGCCCAGGGACTGGGTGATGGGCGCCTTtgca GAGCGCATGCAGCAGATCATGATGCAGTGTTTCCTAGCAGTCAAATCCAAACTAGACTGCAGACTGGGCTTCTTTGACTTAATTGGATGCGACTTTATGGTTGATGAGGACTTCAAG GTGTGGCTGTTGGAGATGAACTGTAACCCGGCTCTCCACACCAACTGTGAAGTGCTGAAGGAGGTGATACCGAGCACCGTGGAGGAGACACTGG ATTTAACTCTGGAGATCTTCAACAAGTGTCGCCTCAAGCAGAGAATTCTCCCTCTGGCCAGTCAGAGGGACTTTGTGCTGCTTTACACCATAGTGGCTCCTCCTGATtcgctgctgggctgcagcaaGAGCAACACACATCCTGAGATCCTCCAGAAGAGCTCCAAAAAGACTGAACCCAGAAGATGTGAGTCAGGGACAGAAGACACAACGGTCCCCTCTCCATCCCCTGATGATGTCTCTGGCAGTGTTCAAGGACGGGGGGGGGCCAAGTCTGGCCAGCACTCCTCCACCTCGGTTCAGGGACCTCCACATGTACACAGCAGGCAGACTCTTAAGTATAAGAACCCCAAGCCTCCGGTCGAATTAAAgccgagtaaatgtactttggaTGACGGGGAGCATCAGCAGCAGAAGAGGATCGTCGTGACGCTGTCGTCACCAGGACCCTCCGTCCGTGGACCACCATTCCCTCCTGATGCTGGATCTCCTGTGAGTGGGAACAAACAGGAACGACAGCCCAGAGAGGATATTTAA
- the ttll10 gene encoding protein polyglycylase TTLL10 isoform X1 yields the protein MFSHHQRSARAEVLSECWVKSCSEGPAEGRERQKPQGENGEKEEVKAPCGDKVPAGSLRQEEPRGEPASSHDHRDMQEVASGSGLEHVQREETQTQEKRKKFSHITFNKENPYSGPASGVDLVRHRRRSLPREMSTCSYPDRDRQRQVEEPRGPGPFYFIGGANGADIVSRYCESRGWKRIYNKQREDFKLKWCETKSQVNYSNFREGEQLVYQIPNNKVLTTKIGLLSSLREYERVSSKVKHGAGLRRLQMEEFIPTTFRMDVREEREAFFAQQEGVSNNKGPMWICKPSGLNQGKGIFLLKSQEDVASFRLKLQHTEDSQADRKLLQRPPQARIVQHYIQRPLLLKGKKFDVRSYLLIACTAPYVVFFRHGYVRLTCDLYDPSSNNLSAHLTNQYMQKKNPLYSQLKEDTVWTMERFNTYVNGRFRVAKGLPRDWVMGAFAERMQQIMMQCFLAVKSKLDCRLGFFDLIGCDFMVDEDFKVWLLEMNCNPALHTNCEVLKEVIPSTVEETLDLTLEIFNKCRLKQRILPLASQRDFVLLYTIVAPPDSLLGCSKSNTHPEILQKSSKKTEPRRCESGTEDTTVPSPSPDDVSGSVQGRGGAKSGQHSSTSVQGPPHVHSRQTLKYKNPKPPVELKPSKCTLDDGEHQQQKRIVVTLSSPGPSVRGPPFPPDAGSPVSGNKQERQPREDI from the exons ATGTTCAGCCATCACCAGAGATCTGCACGAGCAGAGGTCCTGTCTGAGTGCTGGGTGAAGTCCTGCAGTGAAGGCCCGGCAGAGGGGAGAGAACGGCAGAAGCCACAAGGGGAAAACGGAGAGAAGGAGGAAGTGAAGGCTCCCTGTGGGGACAAGGTGCCTGCAGGAAGCCTGAGGCAGGAGGAGCCAAGGGGAGAACCGGCCTCGTCACATGACCATAGGGACATGCAGGAGGTAGCATCAGGAAGTGGACTGGAACATGTCCAAAGGGAGGAGACGCAGACTcaagaaaagagaaagaagTTTTCCCACATAACTTTCAACAAGGAAAATCCATATAGTGGGCCAG CATCAGGTGTGGACCTGGTGCGGCACCGCCGGAGGTCCCTCCCCAGGGAGATGTCGACCTGCTCCTACCCAGACAGGGACAGGCAGCGGCAGGTAGAGGAGCCCCGGGGGCCTGGGCCCTTCTACTTCATCGGAGGAGCCAACGGAGCTGACAT AGTGAGCCGTTACTGTGAGAGCAGAGGATGGAAGAGGATTTACAACAAGCAGAGGGAGGATTTCAAACTCAAGTGGTGTGAGACTAAATCACAAGTCAACTACAGTAACTTCAGAGAAG GTGAACAGTTGGTGTACCAGATCCCCAACAACAAGGTGCTCACCACTAAGATCGGCCTCCTCAGCAGCCTGCGGGAGTACGAGCGGGTCAGCAGCAAAGTCAAACACGGAGCAGGACTCAG GAGGCTACAAATGGAAGAGTTTATTCCCACTACCTTCCGCATGGATgtgagggaggagagggaggctttCTTTGCCCAGCAGGAGG GTGTGAGCAACAACAAGGGTCCCATGTGGATCTGTAAGCCCTCGGGCCTGAACCAGGGGAAAGGCATCTTCCTGCTGAAGAGCCAGGAGGACGTGGCGTCCTTCAGACTGAAGCTGCAGCACACGGAGGACAGCCAGGCCGACAGGAAGCTGCTCCAGCGCCCGCCTCAGGCTCGCATTGTCCAACA TTACATCCAGAGGCCGCTGCTCCTAAAAGGGAAAAAGTTTGATGTGCGCTCTTACCTTCTGATCGCCTGCACCGCACCCTACGTGGTCTTCTTTCGTCATGGATACGTGCGACTGACCTGTGACCTTTATGACCCGAGTTCCAACAACCTCTCTGCCCATCTGACCAATCAG TACATGCAGAAGAAGAACCCTTTGTACAGCCAGCTGAAGGAGGACACTGTTTGGACCATGGAGCGCTTCAACACCTACGTCAATGGCAGGTTTCGGGTTGCCAAGGGTCTGCCCAGGGACTGGGTGATGGGCGCCTTtgca GAGCGCATGCAGCAGATCATGATGCAGTGTTTCCTAGCAGTCAAATCCAAACTAGACTGCAGACTGGGCTTCTTTGACTTAATTGGATGCGACTTTATGGTTGATGAGGACTTCAAG GTGTGGCTGTTGGAGATGAACTGTAACCCGGCTCTCCACACCAACTGTGAAGTGCTGAAGGAGGTGATACCGAGCACCGTGGAGGAGACACTGG ATTTAACTCTGGAGATCTTCAACAAGTGTCGCCTCAAGCAGAGAATTCTCCCTCTGGCCAGTCAGAGGGACTTTGTGCTGCTTTACACCATAGTGGCTCCTCCTGATtcgctgctgggctgcagcaaGAGCAACACACATCCTGAGATCCTCCAGAAGAGCTCCAAAAAGACTGAACCCAGAAGATGTGAGTCAGGGACAGAAGACACAACGGTCCCCTCTCCATCCCCTGATGATGTCTCTGGCAGTGTTCAAGGACGGGGGGGGGCCAAGTCTGGCCAGCACTCCTCCACCTCGGTTCAGGGACCTCCACATGTACACAGCAGGCAGACTCTTAAGTATAAGAACCCCAAGCCTCCGGTCGAATTAAAgccgagtaaatgtactttggaTGACGGGGAGCATCAGCAGCAGAAGAGGATCGTCGTGACGCTGTCGTCACCAGGACCCTCCGTCCGTGGACCACCATTCCCTCCTGATGCTGGATCTCCTGTGAGTGGGAACAAACAGGAACGACAGCCCAGAGAGGATATTTAA